One segment of Papaver somniferum cultivar HN1 unplaced genomic scaffold, ASM357369v1 unplaced-scaffold_81, whole genome shotgun sequence DNA contains the following:
- the LOC113345548 gene encoding pathogen-related protein-like produces the protein MGSTDNDHHQGDKYRSYMYGDEHKDVHWRHGGPPIYDLVNELFQQGQTNVWPEGSLEETVQNAIKTWEMELSHKTRLQDFKTINPEKFKLFVNGREGLSGEEVLKLGSYNALLKTSLPEEFQYYKADEESFASSHDIFRSAFPRGFAWEVIKVYSGPPLIAFKFRHWGYMEGPFKGHAPTGHKVEFYGLGILKVDDTLRAEDVEIYYDPGELFGGLLKGPKIDSSNLSQEEHEKSTPSTSAQGCPFYKED, from the exons ATGGGTTCTACTGATAATGATCACCACCAGGGAGATAAGTACAGATCTTACATGTATGGAGATGAGCATAAAGATGTACACTGGAGGCATGGTGGTCCTCCTATCTACGACCTCGTTAATGAACTCTTTCAGCAAGGCCAAACAAAC GTATGGCCAGAGGGATCTTTAGAGGAAACCGTACAGAACGCCATTAAAACATGGGAAATGGAGCTTTCTCACAAAACTCGACTACAGGACTTCAAAACTATCAACCCAGAAAAATTCAAGTTATTTGTTAATG GAAGAGAGGGATTATCAGGAGAAGAGGTCCTGAAATTAGGGAGTTACAACGCTTTGCTGAAAACATCTTTGCCCGAGGAATTTCAATACTACAAAGCTGATGAAGAGAGCTTTGCATCTTCTCATGACATATTTAGATCAGCGTTTCCTCGTGGTTTTGCTTGGGAAGTTATTAAGGTCTACTCGGGGCCACCTCTAATTGCTTTTAAGTTCAGACACTGGGGTTACATGGAAGGTCCTTTCAAAGGTCATGCACCCACTGGCCACAAAGTCGAGTTTTATGGCTTGGGTATTCTCAAG GTAGATGACACTTTAAGAGCTGAAGATGTGGAGATCTATTATGACCCTGGGGAGCTTTTTGGAGGTCTACTCAAAGGACCCAAAATAGATTCTTCAAATTTATCCCAAGAAGAACATGAAAAGAGTACTCCATCCACCAGTGCTCAAGGATGCCCTTTCTATAAGGAGGATTGA